DNA sequence from the Arcobacter sp. F155 genome:
AGTTTGAATTCATTGCTAATAAGATTGCTGATATTTTAGATGATATTAATAATACTGATTTACAAGAACAAATCAAGGGTGAGCTTAAAGATTTAGCTAACAACTTTGTTATCTACAATCAATCGACGTACTAATAACTGGAGTCAAACCGAAAGTAATAAGGATCAATTATGGAAATTAAAGGCGAAGATTTTATTAAGAAAGTTCAATTAAAGCAAGAAGAGACTGAAATTGAACAAAGACTAAGTGAAATTAAAAATGCTCAGTCTGCTTATGAAGAACAACAAAATCATCAGGAACAACCACAACCAAGGTTAAACCCTGATTTAGATAGAGAAGTTAGAATGCAAGAGGAACAAGAGTATAGCGATATTATGCTAGGTAAAACTCCCTCTTCTGCAGGAAAAAATAGTGATAATAAAAAGAAATATCTAGTTTTAGGTTTAATTCTTGTTATTCTATTTTTATTAACAATTATTATTATTCGCCTTTTAACTAATGATTCAACTGAGGATGAATCTTTTTCTAAAACAGCATCTGATAAAGAAAATACTCAAACTATCTTAGCAGATGAAAACATTGAAGAACAATATCAAAAGATAATCAATGAAAAACTAAAAAACATTAAAGAAGAGAATAACAAAGAAGCAACTACTTTAAAAGAGGCGACTACAAATCTTGACCTTGAAAAAATAGAAGAGAAAGAAAAAGTTGTAAAAGAAGAGCCTGTTGCTAAAACAAAACCAAATGTTTTTGATGTAAAAGAAACAGTAAAACCTGAGCCTAAACCTGTTGTTAAAAAACCAGAACCAAAACCAGTTGTTAAAAAAGTAGAGCCTAAACCTGTTGTTAAAAAGACACCAGTAAAAACAGCAGCTAGTTCAACTATTACGACAAAACCTTCTGGTACATTTGTTCAAGTTGGTGCATTTTCAAAAATGCCAAATGACAAATATCTTGATACTATTACTAAAAAAGGTTTTAAATACAAAATTTATAAAGTTTCTATAAACAATAAAATGTTCCATAAAGTTTTAATTGGACCATATAACTCAAGAGGACAAGCAAAACTTGCTATAGACAATATTAAAAAACAACTTAATATTTCTGGAGCATTTATTTTAACATTCTAAAAGGCTATATATATAATGCAATTTTACTCTAAAGTGCTTTTTCTAGATCAGTTCACTCCGGTGTCGATCTACGAAAAAGTTAAAGAACTATACTCAAACGAACTAACATTTCTTTTCGAAAGTACTATCAACTCAAGTGATGGGAACTACTCATTTATTTTTATTGGACAAAGAGAAAGAGTTTGGCATGAAAACAATCAAACTTTTTTTAGAAATGAAGCTGGAGAAACTAAAGAGGTTGATTCAAACCCATTAAAATTTTTACAAAAATACTATAAGCAGTTTGATAAAGCTATTTACAAAGAAAAAGCAAGAGAGTTAGGAATTGGTCTTGTTGATGGATTTATTGGAAATGTTGGTTATGATATTGGAAAAGAGTTTGAACCAAAACTTAAAAAATCAATGGATAATTTAGTTGACCAACTTAATATCCCTGATTTAGACCTGGTTAGACCAAAAATTATTTTAGGTTTCTCTCACAAAACATCTAAACTTGTAATGGTAACTTCATTAGAAGAGAAAAAAGATGATTTAGAAAAGATTGAAGAGAAACTTTATACTCCATACTCTTATCAACCACTAAAAAAAGCAGAGCTTTTAGATGAAGGTAAATTCAACTACTCAAAAGAAGAGTTCTTTGAAATGGTTGCAAAATCTAAAGAGATGATTAAAAGTGGTGATGTATTCCAAATTCTTATGTCAAATAGATTTATTCAAAAAGCAAAAGTAGACCACTTAAGTTTCTATAGAGCATTAAGAAGTAAGAACCCTAGCCCATATCTATTTTTCTTAGAGTATGAAAATTTTTGTATTGCAGGAAGTTCTCCTGAAGTAATGATTAGACTTGTTGATGGACATATCCTTTTAAGACCAATTGCAGGAACTAGAAAAAGAGGGAAAAATCTAGATAGAGATTTAGAGCTAGAACAAGAGCTTTTAGGTGATGAAAAAGAGAGAGCTGAACATATCATGCTTATTGACTTAGGAAGAAATGATGTGGGAAGAGTTGCAAAAAAAGGAACAGTAAAAGTAACTGACCTTATGAGGGTTGAAAGATATTCTCATGTTATGCATATTGTTTCAGATGTTGAAGCTTTAATTGATGATGAAAAATATGATATGTTTGACTTATTTGCTGCAACATTTACAGCAGGAACTATGACTGGAGCACCAAAAATTAGAGCAATGGAATTGATTGCTCAATTTGAAGGTATAAAAAGAAACTTCTACTCTGGAAGTATTGCTTACTTCGGTTTTGATGGAAATATGGACTCAGCAATTACTATTAGAACAACTATGCTTACAGAAGATAAAGTTATCTTCCAAGCAGGAGCTGGTGTGGTAGCTGACTCTAAGCCTGAGCTAGAATACTTAGAAGTTCACAATAAACTTGCAGCTAATATTGCAACACTAAAAGATTTATCATAAAAAGGAAAACTATGTTACTTGGAGTAAATATTGATCATATTGCTGTGTTAAGAGAAGCAAGACAAATAAATGACCCTAATCCACTAGATGCTTTAGGAATTTGTAAACTTGCTGGTGCTGACCAAATCACAATTCACTTAAGAGAAGATAGAAGACACATCCATGATAATGATGCAAAAGCTATCATTCAACAATCTTCACTTCCAGTAAACTTAGAGTGTGCTATTGATGAAGAAATTATTGATATAGTTTGCAAATTAAAGCCTGCTAGAGCAACACTTGTTCCAGAAAAAAGAGAAGAAGTTACAACAGAAGGTGGATTGAATTTAGATACATACTATACTAAAATCAAAAAAGCCGTTAAAAAACTACATGATAATGAAATTGAAGTTTCACTATTTATTGACCCAACAAAAGAGATGATTGAATTAAGTTCAAAACTAAAAGTTGAATGGGTAGAGCTTCATACAGGAACATTTGCAAATATCTATGCAATGTTACATAGTAACTTAAGTCAAACTCACCACTCTATTGAAGAGTTTGAATTACCTAAAAAAGTTTTAAAAGATTTACTTCATAAAAGTAGAAAAGATATTAAAAAATCTGCTGCTTTAGCTCAACAATTGAACCTAAAAGTTGCTGCAGGACATGGATTAAACTACCAAAATGTAGGATTAATTTCATCTATTAAAACAATTGAAGAGTTAAATATTGGACAAAGTATTATTGCTAGGTCTGTATTTACGGGACTTGAAAAAGCTATAAAAGATATGAAAGACTTAGTATGAGTAAAAAACCTAAAATTGCTATTTCTATAGGTGATTTAAATGGTATTGGTATAGAAATAGCTCTTAGTGCTCATGAAAAGATATCTGCTTATTGTGAACCTATTTACTGCATAAATAAACCTATGCTAAAGAGTGCTTCAAAACTTTTAGGAATGGATATTCCAAAAAGTTTTAAGACACATAATATAAAAGCAGACTTTGAGATAAAACCTGGACAAGTTACAAAAAAAAGTGGTAAATTTTCATATGATTCATTTTGTGAAGCAATTAATCTAGCAAAAGATAAAAAAGTAACTTCTATTGTAACTCTTCCAGTAAATAAAGAATCATGGAATAAAGCTGGCATAAAATATAAAGGTCATACAGAAGTACTAAGGGACTTTTTTGGTAAAAATGCAATTATGATGCTTGGATGTAAAAAGATGTTTGTAGGTCTTTTTACTGAGCATTGTGCCCTAAAAAAAGTTCCTAAAAAAATAAATGAAAAAGATTTAACAACTTTTCTTTTAGATTTCCAAGAAAGTGTAAATGCTAAAAAAATAGGTGTTTTAGGGCTTAATCCCCATGCAAGCGATAACGGGGTTTTAGGTGATGAAGAAGTAGAAATATTTAAAGCTATTAAAAAAGCAAATAAAGAGTTAGGTAAAGAACTTTTTAAAGGACCATTAGTTCCAGATACTGCTTTTTCTCCTATGTCTAGAAAAAACTACAAATACTTTGTAGCAATGTACCATGACCAAGGTTTAGCACCATTAAAAGCTTTATATTTTGACCAAAGTATAAATGTAAGTTTGAATCTTCCTATTATTAGAACTTCAGTTGACCATGGAACAGCTTTTGATATAGCCTATAAAAAGAATAGACAACTAAATACAAAAAGCTACATAAATGCAGTAAAAGAAGCTGTAGTACTTCACGAAAAAAGAAAATGAATACTTTAGAGTATTGTCATGAGTTTGAACTTTCTAAAATAAACTTTATTGAAAGAAAGACACGAATAACTCACCCTAAGACAATGCTCTCTGGACCAATAGGGTCAGGAAAAACCTTTTTAATTTTTGACTATCTATCAAATTTTGAAACAAAAGACTATTTATATATTGACTTTAATGATATTAGAAACTCAAAAGAAGTAATAAAAGAAAACCTTGAAGAGTATGTTTTTAGAAACAATATTAAAGTGATTGTATTAGAGAACTTTGATTTTTCTTTTAAGATTCCATATTGCGATAGTGTAATAATTTCTACTTATGAAAAAAAAGAGTTAAAAGGGTATAAAAACCTATTTTTAAGCCCTTTGGATTTTGAAGAGTATTTACTTCATGAAAGTAAACATCAAAATATTACCCAAAGCTTTAATACCTTTTTAAAACATGGAAACCTTCCTCAATCAGTAAACTTAGCTGAATACAAAGTTTATTCACAACTACAAGAGATGCTAAAACTTTTTACAAAAGATGAAACTAGTGAAAAAATATTAAAACTATTATTTGAAAATATTGATGAAAAGAAGTCTTTAAATCAACTTTTTTTAACCCTTAAACAAGATATTAAAATTTCAAAAGATAAATTCTATGCAAAATGTAAAGAGTATGAAGACAAGAAAATTATATATTTTATAAAAAAGTATAATCAAGATAAAGCTACAAAAAAAATATACTCTTATAATTCTGCTTTTTTAAATGCAATTAGCCATAAAAAGAAGTTTAAAAATGAACTTACAAACATCATTTTTCAGGAGCTAATAAATAAAAAACAAGAGATTTTTTATTTAGATTATATTGATTTTTACTTACCCAAAGAGAATATTGCTATTTGCTCTATTCCATTTTTTAACTCGATGCTTATGGCTGCACAACTTAAAAAAATTATTAAATCAGCAAATGAATATAATATTAAAGAAATTTACATAATTACTGTATCAAACAATGAAACTATAAGAAAAGAAAAGAATATTGTAAATGTTTTACCATTTTATGAGTGGGCATTAAGTTAATCTTATTAACTTTTTTTTTAGAATTTTTAGGTATAATCCCGTAATTATTAAAGGAACAGAATGAACAAAAGAGTACTTGTAAAGTTTTCAGGTGAAGCACTTGCTGGTGCTGACGGGTATGGTATCGACACTCAGATTTTAGACTATATTGCTAATGAAATCAAAGAGTTAGTTGATAATAATATCGCAGTTGGGATAGTTATTGGTGGTGGAAACATCATTAGAGGTGTTACTGCTGCTGCTGATGGTGTTATAAAAAGAACAAGTGCTGACTATATGGGTATGTTAGCAACTGTTATCAATGGTGTTGCAATGCAAGAAGCATTAGAACACAAAGGTTTAAGTGCAAGACTTTCAACTGCAATCAAAATGGAACAAATTGCTGAGCCATTTATTGTTAGAAAAGCACAAAGACATTTAGAGAAAGGTAGAGTTGTAATTTTCTCTGCTGGAACTGGAAACCCATACTTCACAACAGATACTGCTGCTACATTAAGAGCAACAGAAATTGATGCTTCAATGTTAATTAAAGCAACAAAAGTTGATGGTGTATATGATAAAGACCCAATGAAGTATGAAGATGCAGTAAAACTTGATACAATTTCTTATGATAGAGCTTTAGAAGACCATATCAAAGTTATGGATGATACAGCTATTGCATTAGCTAAAGATAATAAACTTCCAATTGTAGTTGCAAATATGAACGAAAAAGGTAATCTTTTAAAAATTGTTCAAGGTGACTATACTAAATGTTCAATTGTTAAATAAAGGAAAAAAATGAGACTAGAAGAAAGAATGGCAAAAGCCTTAGAAAGAGTAAACAACGATAGATATATTTTATCAATTGCAGTTGGTCAAAGAGCAGATGAACTAAGTAAAGGTGCTAAGCCATTATTAGAAAAAAACACTCAAAATATGAAATATACTGATATTGCAATTGATGAGATTGCAGATGGCCTACTTGTGATAGAAGGTTTAGTAGATAAAAATTAATTATAAAAGCTTAGGCTTTTATAGTTAATTAAAAGATCATTATGGATCCATTTATTGAAAAAATAGAGAGTATAAATACTCTTGACGACGCTATCCACCTACTTCACTCTGAAGCAAAAATCACCCCAAAACTTCAAGAAATTATTGACTTTGTTATTGAGGCTCACAAAGGACAATATAGAAAAAGTGGTGAACCATATTCTGTGCACCCTCTTTTGGTTGCATCAATTGCTTCACACTTTTCAAAAGAAGAAGATGTAATTGCTACAGCTTTACTTCATGATGTAGTAGAAGATACAAAATATGATATCAATTTTATTAGAAGTAACTGGGGAGATGAAGTTGCTCATATGGTTGATGGACTTACAAAAATTGATGAAATAAGAGAGCATGAGTTAGCACCATCTGATTCAGATAAAAAGCTTATTGCTTCTGCTCTTACATTTAGAAAAATGTTAATTGCATCAATTGATGATGTTAGAGTTTTAGTTGTTAAACTTTGTGATAGGCTACACAATATGTTAACACTAGATGCACTACCTCACAAAAAACAGCTAAGAATTGCAGAAGAGACTCTTGTTGTATATGTTCCTATTGCTCATAGACTTGGTATTTCAACTATTAAAAATACTTTAGAAGATTTAGCATTTTTTTATATCTACCCACAAGAGTACAAAAAAATTGATGACTTTATAAAAGAGCATCAACATGCAATCCAGTTAACTTTTAATAAGTTTATCTCTTCAACAAAAAAATTGTTAGAAAAGAATGGATATGATTTAAGTAAAATTCATATTTATAGTAGAATTAAACACCACTACTCTATTTATCTAAAAATGCAAAGAAAAGGTGTAAGTATAGATGAAGTACTTGACCTACTTGCTATTAGAATTTTAGTTGAAGATGACATTGACTGTTATAAAATCCTTGGATTCTTACATTTAGAGTATAAACCTTTAATCTCAAGATTTAAAGACTATATTTCAACACCAAAAGAGAATGGTTATAGAACTATCCATACAACTGTATTTTACAACTCTAAAATATATGAAGTTCAAATTAGAACTTTTGAAATGAATAAAATTGCAGAGTATGGTATTGCAGCACACTGGAAATATAAAAGTGGAGCAAAACAAGGGCCAAATTTAAATTGGCTAAAATCATTAGAGTACTCAACTGAAAATATTGAAGAGTTCTATCAAGATACAAAAGATGACTTATTTTCAGAAGATATTGTTGTTTATTCACCACAAGGTGATACATTCAACTTACCTCGTGGTTCAACTGCACTTGATTATGCCTATGCTGTACATACAGATGTAGGAAGAAATGCCGTTGAGTGTTTTATAAATAAAGTTAAAAAACCACTTTTAACAGAGCTGAAAAGTTCAGACATCGTTTCAATTAAAACAGTTGATTATGCAATCCCAAGATGTTCATGGACTGATTTAGTTAAAACAACTAGAGCTAAAAAACAAATCAAGTTTTTATGCTCTCAAAGATTAAAAGAGATAGATGAGTTAACAGGAAGAAATATATTAAACTCTTTCTTCTCTAAGTATTTTGATAGTATTACATCTTTTGTAAAAAAAGAGCCTTTACAAAAAGTACCACACAATCTTGATTACTTTAAACACTTAAAACATGAAATTGAGAAAAAAGTAATAGAAAAACAAGGTTTTGTAGCTAGATTTAAAATGTATACTAGTAAAATCAAAAAATTTAAATTTGATAATATACTTATATATTCAAATTTTAGTATTAATTCTGTATCATTTGACCACTGTTGTCACCCTAAATTTGCCGATGAAATCGTTGCATTTAAAGAAGGGAACAAAGCACTTATTCATCATAAAATGTGTGATAAAGCATATAAGAAAATCATGAGTAATGATGAGATGTTATTTTGCAAATGGACAAAAGATACACTTTACCAATACAGAATGGTAGTTAGTTTACCAAATACAAAAGGTGAATTAGCAAGACTTCTTATGTATATGACTCAATTTGAAGGTTATATATTATCTGTTGAGTATGGAAGAGAAAAACACTCATATAGACAATATTGCGATATTGAGTTTGAAGTAAACAAATCAAATATTGAAGAAGTTAGAAAATTAATTGAAAAAAAAGCAAAAGTTATAGAGTTTTT
Encoded proteins:
- a CDS encoding SPOR domain-containing protein, encoding MEIKGEDFIKKVQLKQEETEIEQRLSEIKNAQSAYEEQQNHQEQPQPRLNPDLDREVRMQEEQEYSDIMLGKTPSSAGKNSDNKKKYLVLGLILVILFLLTIIIIRLLTNDSTEDESFSKTASDKENTQTILADENIEEQYQKIINEKLKNIKEENNKEATTLKEATTNLDLEKIEEKEKVVKEEPVAKTKPNVFDVKETVKPEPKPVVKKPEPKPVVKKVEPKPVVKKTPVKTAASSTITTKPSGTFVQVGAFSKMPNDKYLDTITKKGFKYKIYKVSINNKMFHKVLIGPYNSRGQAKLAIDNIKKQLNISGAFILTF
- a CDS encoding anthranilate synthase component I family protein, translated to MQFYSKVLFLDQFTPVSIYEKVKELYSNELTFLFESTINSSDGNYSFIFIGQRERVWHENNQTFFRNEAGETKEVDSNPLKFLQKYYKQFDKAIYKEKARELGIGLVDGFIGNVGYDIGKEFEPKLKKSMDNLVDQLNIPDLDLVRPKIILGFSHKTSKLVMVTSLEEKKDDLEKIEEKLYTPYSYQPLKKAELLDEGKFNYSKEEFFEMVAKSKEMIKSGDVFQILMSNRFIQKAKVDHLSFYRALRSKNPSPYLFFLEYENFCIAGSSPEVMIRLVDGHILLRPIAGTRKRGKNLDRDLELEQELLGDEKERAEHIMLIDLGRNDVGRVAKKGTVKVTDLMRVERYSHVMHIVSDVEALIDDEKYDMFDLFAATFTAGTMTGAPKIRAMELIAQFEGIKRNFYSGSIAYFGFDGNMDSAITIRTTMLTEDKVIFQAGAGVVADSKPELEYLEVHNKLAANIATLKDLS
- the pyrH gene encoding UMP kinase, with the protein product MNKRVLVKFSGEALAGADGYGIDTQILDYIANEIKELVDNNIAVGIVIGGGNIIRGVTAAADGVIKRTSADYMGMLATVINGVAMQEALEHKGLSARLSTAIKMEQIAEPFIVRKAQRHLEKGRVVIFSAGTGNPYFTTDTAATLRATEIDASMLIKATKVDGVYDKDPMKYEDAVKLDTISYDRALEDHIKVMDDTAIALAKDNKLPIVVANMNEKGNLLKIVQGDYTKCSIVK
- a CDS encoding ATP-binding protein, which produces MNTLEYCHEFELSKINFIERKTRITHPKTMLSGPIGSGKTFLIFDYLSNFETKDYLYIDFNDIRNSKEVIKENLEEYVFRNNIKVIVLENFDFSFKIPYCDSVIISTYEKKELKGYKNLFLSPLDFEEYLLHESKHQNITQSFNTFLKHGNLPQSVNLAEYKVYSQLQEMLKLFTKDETSEKILKLLFENIDEKKSLNQLFLTLKQDIKISKDKFYAKCKEYEDKKIIYFIKKYNQDKATKKIYSYNSAFLNAISHKKKFKNELTNIIFQELINKKQEIFYLDYIDFYLPKENIAICSIPFFNSMLMAAQLKKIIKSANEYNIKEIYIITVSNNETIRKEKNIVNVLPFYEWALS
- a CDS encoding pyridoxine 5'-phosphate synthase, with translation MLLGVNIDHIAVLREARQINDPNPLDALGICKLAGADQITIHLREDRRHIHDNDAKAIIQQSSLPVNLECAIDEEIIDIVCKLKPARATLVPEKREEVTTEGGLNLDTYYTKIKKAVKKLHDNEIEVSLFIDPTKEMIELSSKLKVEWVELHTGTFANIYAMLHSNLSQTHHSIEEFELPKKVLKDLLHKSRKDIKKSAALAQQLNLKVAAGHGLNYQNVGLISSIKTIEELNIGQSIIARSVFTGLEKAIKDMKDLV
- a CDS encoding bifunctional (p)ppGpp synthetase/guanosine-3',5'-bis(diphosphate) 3'-pyrophosphohydrolase — protein: MDPFIEKIESINTLDDAIHLLHSEAKITPKLQEIIDFVIEAHKGQYRKSGEPYSVHPLLVASIASHFSKEEDVIATALLHDVVEDTKYDINFIRSNWGDEVAHMVDGLTKIDEIREHELAPSDSDKKLIASALTFRKMLIASIDDVRVLVVKLCDRLHNMLTLDALPHKKQLRIAEETLVVYVPIAHRLGISTIKNTLEDLAFFYIYPQEYKKIDDFIKEHQHAIQLTFNKFISSTKKLLEKNGYDLSKIHIYSRIKHHYSIYLKMQRKGVSIDEVLDLLAIRILVEDDIDCYKILGFLHLEYKPLISRFKDYISTPKENGYRTIHTTVFYNSKIYEVQIRTFEMNKIAEYGIAAHWKYKSGAKQGPNLNWLKSLEYSTENIEEFYQDTKDDLFSEDIVVYSPQGDTFNLPRGSTALDYAYAVHTDVGRNAVECFINKVKKPLLTELKSSDIVSIKTVDYAIPRCSWTDLVKTTRAKKQIKFLCSQRLKEIDELTGRNILNSFFSKYFDSITSFVKKEPLQKVPHNLDYFKHLKHEIEKKVIEKQGFVARFKMYTSKIKKFKFDNILIYSNFSINSVSFDHCCHPKFADEIVAFKEGNKALIHHKMCDKAYKKIMSNDEMLFCKWTKDTLYQYRMVVSLPNTKGELARLLMYMTQFEGYILSVEYGREKHSYRQYCDIEFEVNKSNIEEVRKLIEKKAKVIEFFSKKDAYNK
- a CDS encoding DNA-directed RNA polymerase subunit omega, which translates into the protein MRLEERMAKALERVNNDRYILSIAVGQRADELSKGAKPLLEKNTQNMKYTDIAIDEIADGLLVIEGLVDKN
- the pdxA gene encoding 4-hydroxythreonine-4-phosphate dehydrogenase, producing the protein MSKKPKIAISIGDLNGIGIEIALSAHEKISAYCEPIYCINKPMLKSASKLLGMDIPKSFKTHNIKADFEIKPGQVTKKSGKFSYDSFCEAINLAKDKKVTSIVTLPVNKESWNKAGIKYKGHTEVLRDFFGKNAIMMLGCKKMFVGLFTEHCALKKVPKKINEKDLTTFLLDFQESVNAKKIGVLGLNPHASDNGVLGDEEVEIFKAIKKANKELGKELFKGPLVPDTAFSPMSRKNYKYFVAMYHDQGLAPLKALYFDQSINVSLNLPIIRTSVDHGTAFDIAYKKNRQLNTKSYINAVKEAVVLHEKRK